In one window of Falco biarmicus isolate bFalBia1 chromosome 16, bFalBia1.pri, whole genome shotgun sequence DNA:
- the CDKN1A gene encoding cyclin-dependent kinase inhibitor 1 produces MPLSHSKAGQMQCSTKACRNLFGPVDHHQLKNDFEDLMRQHLEEVQERWNFNFETETPLEGQFKWERVFLAEQPSREVHSLVTGISSERRSSLVHKVPPKDHLGRICPEASQQSSEVYRAGSPQGLKRRQTTMKDFYSSKRRMVPDKPKP; encoded by the exons ATGCCCCTGTCTCACAGCAAGGCTGGGCAGATGCAATGCAGCACCAAGGCATGCAGGAACCTCTTTGGCCCTGTGGACCACCACCAACTCAAGAATGACTTTGAGGACCTGATGAGGCAACACCTGGAGGAAGTTCAGGAGCGCTGGAACTTCAACTTTGAGACAGAGACTCCCTTGGAAGGACAGTTCAAGTGGGAGAGGGTCTTCCTGGCTGAGCAACCGTCCCGGGAGGTCCACAGCCTGGTCACGGGCATCAGCAGTGAGAGAAGGAGCTCCTTGGTCCACAAGGTCCCCCCCAAGGACCATCTTGGCAGGATTTGCCCTGAGGCATCTCAGCAGAGCTCGGAGGTCTACAGGGCTGGTTCCCCACAGGGCCTGAAACGTCGGCAGACCACCATGAAAG ACTTCTACAGCTCCAAGCGGAGGATGGTCCCCGACAAGCCCAAGCCGTGA
- the RAB44 gene encoding LOW QUALITY PROTEIN: ras-related protein Rab-44 (The sequence of the model RefSeq protein was modified relative to this genomic sequence to represent the inferred CDS: inserted 1 base in 1 codon), protein MEPAATSERRAAAKGRRLGSSRRKQLREGSGEALAAAPGPGEEPPWASEMVQRVQDIFRERDKDQVGFVTRSDMQKLQEENFPCSTEELELVFDGLDAAGTGQLSTEEFTAGLRQFLSSHKAAMGHRRRKTASRRVRLVLPSPALEGADSEEQRHFAAFMEQLGMDSVSDEQEIWQLWVKLRQDEPQLLGNLEDFLAKMRHRIQEARSKKAALEVTLNTRVAEHDKEVQQLCEALEQRIRQEQQRLEQESMARSHRHGAELQRVLDASEREVQRLVTAQMELETRCRSLRSTQQATSTENQQLEESNRVLEDRLQHLHQQLQQTHGRLRTARAAVAWEQAEELGDRAVAELPGETPVSPQMSPEKREKYRSEMRIRLGSHGGKPKSKSTHQVVWEMQPAEISLLGSPRRASSAEEDPFPESLKEECFSDQSSLLREMNDAIVALSKQLKPQALGAPPTPADTAHHLQDDAEPQMGLEKGTAQGTTPGVLPDALPSHTGHKVFEGDLNEGPAAAELCAPDVTQAGAWRQLCSPRVSYVLRGQAAQSELREQVSAQADKVMVVHAASQQPEEKPQHVMETEQVAARPAEPPKQEVPPALTLHTRVQQEEDAGNDQLGMVFRDWALLPEQSEDLSVGQQEKMQEAGWKTSSEGEPSPGEPRAVTAGWSGAALRGSPEAPLDPDHLYNVLFVGDSHVGKTSFLYRLHADTFXPHLTATVGLDYQIKHLIVDNRRFALRLWDSAGQERYHSVTKQFFRKADGVVLMYDITSEYSFSDVRYWLSCIQEGAEEGVAVLLLGNKTDCAAERRVPTKEGERLAKEHQLMFYECSAASGHNVSESMVSLIRLLKVREDELKAKAEEVPKPPQKKKGCC, encoded by the exons ATGGAGCCAGCAGCCACATCCGAGCGGCGGGCGGCTGCCAAGGGCCGGCGCTTGGGCTCCAGCCGGCGCAAGCAGCTGCGTGAAGGCTCcggtgaggcactggcagcagcccccggccccggcgaAGAGCCCCCGTGGGCATCCGAAATGGTGCAGAGAGTGCAGGACATCTTCAGGGAGCGGGACAAGGACCAGGTGGGGTTTGTCACCCGCTCGGACATGCAG aAATTGCAGGAGGAAAATTTCCCGTGCAGcacagaggagctggagctCGTCTTCGATGGGCTGGATGCTGCCGGCACCGGGCAGTTAAGCACTGAGGAGTTCACTGCCGGGCTCC GGCAGTTCCTGAGCTCCCACAAAGCTGCCATGGGCCACCGCCGGCGGAAAACAGCATCCCGGAGGGTCCGCTTGGTCCTCCCCAGCCCGGCGTTGGAGGGGGCGGACAGCGAGGAGCAGAGACACTTCGCCGCCTTTATGGAGCAGCTGGGCATGGACAGTGTCTCTGATGA ACAGGAGATATGGCAGCTCTGGGTGAAGCTCCGGCAGGATGAACCCCAACTCCTGGGCAACCTGGAGGACTTTCTGGCCAAGATGAGGCACCGCATCCAGGAAGCCAGGAGCAAGAAGGCGGCATTGGAGGTGACCCTGAACAC gCGCGTGGCCGAGCACGACAAGgaggtgcagcagctctgcgAGGCCCTGGAGCAGCGGATTCGGCAGGAGCAGCAGcggctggagcaggag AGCATGGCCCGGAGCCACCGGCACGGCGCAGAGCTGCAGCGAGTGCTGGATGCCAGCGAGAGGGAGGTGCAGCGCTTGGTCACGGCGCAGATGGAG CTGGAGACACGGTGCCGCAGCCTCCGCAGCACGCAGCAAGCCACCAGCACCgaaaaccagcagctggaggagagcaaCCGGGTGCTGGAGGACCGCCTGCAGCacctccaccagcagctccagcagaccCACGGGCGCCTGCGGACAGCGAGAGCAGCCGTGGCTTGGGAGCAGGCGGAGGAGCTGGG ggaCAGAGcggtggcagagctgcctggcgAGACACCAGTGTCCCCACAG ATGAGtccagagaagagagagaaataccGCTCCGAGATGCGGATCAGGCTGGGGTCCCACGGCGGCAAGCCCAAATCCAAGAGCACCCACCAAGT gGTTTGGGAAATGCAGCCAGCAGAAATAAGCCTTCTGGGCTCCCCGAGGAGAGCAAGCTCTGCAGAAGAGGACCCCTTCCCAGAATCTCTGAAGGAGGAATGCTTTTCTGACCAAAGCTCTTTGCTAAGAGAGATGAATGATGCAATAGTGGCTCTGAGCAAACAGCTGAAGCCACAGGCACTGGGTGCACCCCCCACACCGGCAGACACTGCCCATCACCTCCAGGATGACGCTGAGCCCCAAATGGGGCTGGAGAAAGGCACAGCCCAAGGCACAACTCCTGGGGTCCTGCCAGACGCCCTCCCCAGCCACACCGGTCACAAGGTgtttgaaggagacctgaacGAGGGACCAGCTGCGGCTGAGCTTTGTGCTCCAGACGTGACACAGGCTGGTGC gtggaggcagctctgcagcccccgaGTGAG CTACGTGCTTCGGGGACAGGCAGCCCAAAGCGAGCTCCGGGAGCAGGTCTCCGCACAGGCAGATAAGGTGATGGTGGTTcatgctgcttcccagcagccgGAGGAGAAGCCACAGCATGTGATGGAAACAGAGCAGGTAGCTGCCAGACCTGCTGAGCCTCCAAAACAAGAGGTGCCACCAGCATTAACCCTTCACACGAGGGTCCAACAGGAGGAAGATGCTGGGAATGATCAGCTGGGGATGGTCTTCAGAGACT gggcgCTCTTGCCAGAACAGAGCGAAGACCTCAGTGTTGGTCAACAGGAGAAGATGCAAGAGGCTGGGTGGAAAACAAGCTCAGAAGGtgagcccagcccaggagagccAAGGGCTGTGACTGCAGGTTGGTCAGGAGCTGCCCTGAGGGGTAGTCCTGAAGCCCCCCTGGACCCAGACCACCTCTACAACGTGCTCTTTGTTGGGGACTCCCATGTGGGCAAAACATCGTTCCTGTACCGCTTGCACGCCGACACCT ACCCGCACCTCACTGCCACAGTAG GGCTGGATTATCAGATCAAACACCTCATCGTGGACAACAGGCGCTTTGCTCTCCGCCTGTGGGACTCAGCTGGTCAGGAAAG GTACCACAGTGTCACCAAGCAGTTTTTTCGGAAAGCGGATGGGGTGGTGCTGATGTACGACATCACATCGGAGTACTCCTTCTCGGACGTGCGGTACTGGCTGAGCTGCATCCAG gagggagcagaggagggagtTGCTGTTCTGCTTCTCGGGAACAAAACGGACTGCGCTGCGGAGAGACGGGTCCCTACGAAGGAGGGCGAGCGCTTGGCCAAG GAGCATCAGCTCATGTTTTATGAATGCAGCGCTGCCTCGGGCCACAACGTCTCCGAGTCCATGGTCAGCCTCATCAG gttGCTCAAAGTTCGTGAGGATGAGTTGAAAGCTAAGGCAGAAGAGGTACCAAAGCCACCCCAGAAGAAAAAGGGCTGCTGCTGA